A DNA window from Turicibacter sp. TJ11 contains the following coding sequences:
- a CDS encoding transposase: MFMEGIISDSHSIFKFLKGLDLDLFLSKPQFRHLNHFLNLMISETYTGKISAVKHCHRTTFGRFLNDSSWDDEMISNQIQSYLLSCIYNRSHQTGKPIYVLVDDTTCVKTKPSSQATYPIQGCGWHYSHLHHQYVYGHQFVTLMLQCDDVTLPYQIIPYEKDKQSKIELVKEILTTLPKPPHKGYILADSWYTCETLFQIANQLGFYYLGGIKTNRIILPKGYRPKGIQLKSFANTLSLKDLDLVTVGSETYYTYTYEGRVRGGHVVKIILSWPQKAPLEEKALRCFMSHDLKLSAKQILKHYTKRWPIEIFFRETKQNFGLARYQVRTLKGIKRLMLMIQFVYLYLKRVTKTGDCIGESLRECQRKQKQELVKFIYIKAQTGVGLNTIFEELKIA, translated from the coding sequence ATGTTCATGGAAGGTATTATATCAGATTCTCATTCAATTTTCAAATTTTTAAAAGGGCTAGACTTAGACTTATTTCTATCGAAACCACAGTTTAGGCATCTTAACCATTTCCTAAATTTGATGATTAGTGAAACTTATACGGGCAAAATCTCTGCCGTTAAGCATTGTCATCGGACAACTTTTGGACGATTTTTAAATGATAGTTCCTGGGATGATGAGATGATTTCTAATCAAATTCAATCCTATCTTCTATCTTGCATTTACAATCGTTCACATCAAACAGGAAAACCTATTTACGTATTAGTAGATGATACAACATGTGTTAAAACTAAGCCCTCGTCACAGGCGACTTATCCTATTCAAGGATGTGGTTGGCACTACTCTCATCTTCATCATCAATACGTCTATGGCCATCAATTTGTTACCCTGATGCTTCAATGTGATGACGTCACCTTACCGTATCAAATCATTCCGTATGAGAAAGATAAACAGAGTAAAATTGAACTCGTTAAGGAGATTCTCACCACTTTACCTAAACCGCCTCATAAAGGATACATCCTAGCTGATAGTTGGTATACTTGTGAAACCTTATTCCAAATCGCTAATCAATTAGGCTTTTATTACTTAGGAGGAATCAAAACCAATCGAATCATTCTTCCGAAAGGCTATCGTCCGAAAGGGATTCAACTTAAATCATTTGCGAACACCTTATCCCTCAAAGATCTCGACTTAGTCACAGTTGGATCAGAGACCTATTATACTTATACATATGAGGGTCGAGTGAGAGGTGGCCATGTCGTCAAAATCATTTTGAGTTGGCCACAAAAGGCTCCACTTGAAGAAAAAGCCTTACGTTGTTTTATGAGTCATGATTTAAAATTGTCTGCTAAACAAATTCTTAAGCACTACACGAAACGTTGGCCCATTGAAATATTCTTTCGTGAAACGAAACAAAACTTTGGATTGGCTCGTTACCAAGTTCGAACATTAAAAGGGATTAAACGTTTGATGTTAATGATTCAATTCGTTTACCTGTATCTAAAGCGTGTAACTAAGACAGGGGATTGTATTGGCGAGAGTTTACGCGAATGCCAACGAAAACAAAAACAGGAATTAGTTAAGTTCATTTACATCAAAGCGCAAACCGGAGTAGGGTTAAATACCATTTTTGAAGAATTGAAAATTGCATAG
- a CDS encoding nuclease-related domain-containing DEAD/DEAH box helicase gives MHINSILINKGIELTKGETLVLNTLKKIYKDIGYEVYIYVQAKVGNKRPDFIIMDEKKGICIIEVKDWSESYIQEVSKTKVYLVDRESENPTKQIKGYKNLLHAVLVTRDIDFIDEEEISMRVIFTNLDQLSPSNEKLRLLIGSEVGYIFKNHLSQLTISNLFNHEEIEEKLKLTDLNKIRVALFPEIEIMRLEKSKTNQDIKVLDFEQEEFAKRIPFGHYMVTGVPGSGKSVILLARAVYLIKENPDWKILILTYNKSLSHKLNSQLNQMSKNLKETGINELNLDNITIKNFHSEVSQLTGYHKKPQEMDNVTWFRDESVRLASQRAKPTYDAILIDEYQDFYLNWISFCLKLCKEHSVEGNEKKVKNIFLAGDRLQSIYNSHEISWKAIGINMQGRSKFLKTSYRSARQHLSLALMFLRNDDRLKKEVNNFYIDELNNHDLTAVNDGSVEFLTGNLEMIGDKICELKKQGYKNEDFLILCPTKSYCYSVKTKSANEIKYEMDYIKDIESDNQNIILTTYHSSKGLEAKVVFLTGIDKIYVGEDMNDQIKRKLLYVGMTRASEKLYIHSTSSDQGKYLTELKKLIKGKNL, from the coding sequence TTGCACATTAATAGTATTTTAATTAATAAAGGAATCGAATTAACTAAAGGAGAGACCCTTGTTTTAAATACATTGAAGAAAATTTATAAAGATATCGGTTATGAAGTCTACATCTATGTACAAGCAAAAGTCGGAAATAAGCGTCCTGACTTTATTATTATGGATGAAAAAAAGGGGATTTGTATCATTGAGGTTAAAGATTGGTCAGAAAGCTATATTCAAGAGGTTAGTAAGACTAAAGTTTATCTTGTTGATCGAGAGAGTGAAAATCCAACGAAGCAAATTAAAGGATATAAAAATCTTTTACATGCGGTATTAGTCACTCGGGATATTGATTTTATCGATGAAGAAGAGATAAGTATGAGAGTGATTTTTACAAATCTAGATCAACTCTCTCCATCTAATGAAAAGTTACGATTATTGATTGGATCAGAAGTTGGCTATATTTTTAAAAATCATTTAAGCCAGTTAACGATATCAAATTTATTTAATCATGAAGAAATTGAAGAAAAGCTAAAGCTAACAGACTTAAATAAAATTCGAGTCGCATTATTTCCTGAAATCGAGATAATGCGTTTAGAAAAATCAAAAACGAATCAAGACATAAAGGTATTAGATTTTGAACAAGAGGAGTTTGCTAAAAGAATTCCCTTTGGTCATTACATGGTCACAGGCGTTCCTGGAAGCGGGAAAAGTGTTATTTTATTAGCTAGAGCAGTTTACTTAATTAAGGAAAATCCAGATTGGAAGATTCTAATTTTAACGTACAATAAGTCTCTTAGTCATAAACTTAATAGTCAATTAAATCAAATGTCTAAAAATCTTAAAGAAACGGGTATTAATGAGTTGAATCTTGATAATATTACCATTAAAAATTTTCACTCAGAAGTTTCTCAACTCACAGGTTATCACAAAAAACCGCAAGAGATGGATAATGTAACTTGGTTTAGGGACGAATCGGTTAGATTAGCAAGTCAAAGAGCGAAGCCTACTTATGATGCTATTTTAATAGATGAGTATCAAGACTTTTATCTGAACTGGATTTCGTTTTGTTTAAAACTTTGTAAAGAACATTCAGTAGAGGGGAATGAAAAGAAAGTAAAAAATATATTTTTAGCGGGTGATCGACTACAAAGTATTTATAATAGTCATGAAATCAGTTGGAAAGCGATTGGTATTAACATGCAAGGGCGTTCTAAATTCTTAAAGACTTCTTATCGAAGTGCTAGGCAACACTTATCACTAGCTTTAATGTTTTTAAGAAATGACGATCGTCTAAAAAAAGAAGTGAATAACTTTTATATTGATGAACTCAATAATCATGACTTAACTGCTGTTAATGATGGAAGCGTAGAGTTTTTAACTGGAAATCTAGAGATGATAGGAGATAAAATTTGTGAATTAAAGAAACAAGGCTATAAAAACGAAGATTTCTTAATACTTTGCCCAACTAAAAGCTATTGTTACAGTGTAAAAACAAAAAGCGCTAATGAAATTAAATATGAAATGGACTATATCAAAGATATAGAAAGTGATAATCAAAATATTATTTTAACGACGTATCACTCTTCAAAGGGATTAGAAGCTAAGGTTGTTTTTTTAACAGGGATTGATAAGATTTATGTAGGTGAAGATATGAACGATCAGATTAAAAGAAAACTGTTATATGTCGGAATGACAAGAGCATCTGAAAAATTATACATTCATAGCACCTCATCGGATCAGGGGAAATATTTAACGGAATTAAAGAAACTGATTAAAGGTAAGAATTTATAA
- a CDS encoding translation initiation factor IF-2 N-terminal domain-containing protein, with protein MRVYEFARNYDMSSKELVGICQELGIEVKAQSKLDEMQVATLSRHICRGKDTVEGLEETNPKVMKKQKAVKHVAYVVTECEPFASLGSLGQAAATFVEESINHERPLTVVLPKYKSVTEGYGHEMKWLTNLPIKLGLEETHASLFKLVKDSVTYLFIGNDHYFGRDDIYGYEDDEVRFAFFNRAVLEALPYLEVEISDIYVNDWHTSMIPLILDVDYKYHSFYQNVKTTLTIHNLEYQGWYSADILPNVLGISRQYYDNGLTRMGDAVNLLKSGIETASYIQLNELSKEQLKLPQMQESGMVSVIESKLNYKAS; from the coding sequence ATGAGAGTATACGAATTTGCTAGAAATTATGACATGTCAAGTAAAGAACTTGTAGGTATTTGTCAAGAGTTAGGGATAGAGGTTAAAGCACAATCTAAATTAGATGAAATGCAAGTCGCGACATTAAGCCGTCATATTTGTCGTGGAAAAGATACAGTTGAGGGGTTAGAAGAAACAAATCCAAAAGTTATGAAAAAGCAAAAAGCTGTGAAACACGTTGCTTATGTTGTGACAGAGTGTGAACCATTTGCTTCTTTAGGATCATTAGGACAGGCGGCTGCTACGTTTGTTGAGGAGTCTATTAATCATGAGCGTCCACTAACGGTCGTATTACCAAAGTATAAAAGCGTGACAGAGGGTTATGGACATGAGATGAAATGGTTGACGAACTTACCAATCAAACTAGGTTTAGAAGAAACTCATGCCTCTTTGTTTAAATTAGTTAAAGATTCAGTCACTTATTTATTTATCGGTAATGATCACTATTTTGGACGCGATGATATTTATGGTTATGAAGATGACGAGGTTCGCTTTGCATTTTTTAATCGTGCGGTTTTAGAAGCCTTACCATATCTTGAAGTTGAAATTTCAGATATTTATGTGAATGATTGGCATACAAGTATGATTCCACTGATTTTAGATGTGGACTATAAATATCACTCATTCTATCAGAATGTTAAAACGACTTTAACTATTCATAACTTAGAATATCAGGGATGGTATAGTGCAGATATCTTACCCAATGTTTTAGGAATCAGTCGTCAATATTATGATAATGGATTAACACGTATGGGAGATGCCGTTAATTTACTTAAAAGTGGAATCGAAACGGCATCATATATTCAGTTAAACGAGTTAAGTAAAGAACAATTGAAATTACCACAAATGCAAGAGAGTGGAATGGTTTCAGTGATTGAGAGTAAACTAAATTATAAGGCCTCTTAA
- a CDS encoding methionyl aminopeptidase: protein MKIGRNDKCWCGSEKKYKQCHLAIEEKIAKHYHQGDEVPTRELLKTKEQIEGIRHAGKINTMILDKIAETIKEGMSTEELNKLAQDYTLQLGGTPAPLNYHGFPKSICTSINEVVCHGIPSENEILKSGDIVNIDVTTIVDGYYADASRMFMIGEVDEEKQKLVRVAKECLDLGLKEAKPWGYVGDIGAAILEHATKNGYTVVQNIGGHGVGVEFHEEPYISHVGVRGTDCLLVPGMTFTIEPMINMGVAEIEEHESDGWTIYTADRKPSAQWEYTILITEDGAEILAY, encoded by the coding sequence ATGAAAATCGGACGTAATGATAAATGTTGGTGTGGAAGCGAGAAAAAATATAAACAGTGTCATTTAGCGATTGAGGAAAAAATCGCAAAACATTATCATCAAGGTGATGAAGTTCCAACACGTGAATTATTAAAAACGAAAGAACAGATTGAGGGAATTCGTCATGCAGGTAAAATTAATACGATGATTTTAGATAAGATTGCCGAAACGATTAAAGAAGGAATGAGTACAGAAGAACTTAATAAATTAGCTCAGGATTATACCCTACAGTTAGGTGGAACACCTGCTCCGTTAAATTATCATGGTTTTCCAAAAAGTATTTGTACTTCTATTAATGAAGTCGTTTGTCATGGGATTCCAAGTGAGAATGAAATTTTAAAATCAGGTGATATTGTTAACATTGATGTGACAACAATTGTCGATGGATATTATGCGGATGCTTCACGTATGTTCATGATTGGTGAAGTCGATGAAGAAAAACAAAAGTTAGTTCGTGTGGCTAAAGAATGTTTAGATCTTGGACTTAAAGAGGCGAAACCTTGGGGTTATGTAGGTGATATAGGAGCAGCTATTTTAGAACATGCCACAAAAAATGGTTATACGGTTGTACAAAATATTGGAGGACATGGAGTCGGTGTTGAATTTCATGAAGAACCATATATTAGTCACGTCGGTGTACGTGGAACAGATTGTTTATTAGTTCCTGGTATGACATTCACGATTGAGCCAATGATTAATATGGGAGTAGCCGAAATTGAAGAGCACGAATCAGATGGATGGACGATTTATACAGCGGATCGTAAGCCATCAGCTCAATGGGAGTATACCATTTTAATTACAGAAGATGGAGCAGAAATTTTAGCTTACTAG
- a CDS encoding glycoside hydrolase family 2 TIM barrel-domain containing protein, producing MKAPQDIYALLTNPEIFEINRLKPHSDHRYYKTLEQAIKRDDMSWRHCLNGEWLFKYSDNLTTRPEGFEALEVDCSDFGKINVPGHIQLQGYDKPHYVNTQYAWDGHEELKPPYIPTKYNPTASYVTYFEVPQDWNNQKVCISFQGVETAFNVWCNGEYVGYSEDSFTPSEFDLTAYINREGQNKLAVQVYKWSTGSWLEDQDFWRLSGIFRDVYLYTTPNTHIEDLFIKTPLRNNYQDATVSVEFKVPGEDATIVANLVDANNNLVASGTCDVINGVATLSLDVEQANLWSAEHPYLYELQLELKVNGEVVEAICQRVGIREFKMINKIMCINGKRIVFRGVNRHEFSATYGRSVTKEEMEWDVKFLKEHNFNSVRTSHYPNASYFYELCDEYGLYVIDETNLETHGTWQRMGAVECKDVTIPNGRPEFLEIILDRAKSMVERDKNHPSIIIWSCGNESYGGENLYKMSQYFRDRDETRLVHYEGVFWDRRFNDTSDMESRMYARVPDIKEFLDNDPQKPFILCEYTHAMGNSNGGMDRYIELEDEYEMYQGGFIWDYIDQALWSKDRYGKPFLAFGGDFGDQPTDYNFCVNGIIYADRTISPKIQAIKGAYQPFAIEVKDSGAEIYNKHCFTDLNEYVVKWQIEEGDQVIASGESVQTLAPLTKAFIDLGINPTSSSQEQVITVSVHLKEATAYAEAGHEIAFGQRVVEPVKEEVIREVKPFNIAEGDVNVGINGEGFEVIFAKNLGRIVSLKYDGVEYIHQPNLSLMPNFWRAATDNDRGNQAQVRMAQWKLASLYAFHESMDIHKHDDGLEVIFNYNLNTMPVSYAVVKYFINSYGQIHVTMSYNGVEGLPNMFKFGMDLAIPADFDTLTWRGFGPDETYADREFGARLGTFTNKVADNVAGYVIPQACGNHTGVRFATLTNEEGKGLRISGETPLSFSALPYSSHELEAAYHHYELPPVYKTVLSINLKEMGVGGDDSWGARPEECFEIPANENYEFSFVIEAAK from the coding sequence ATGAAAGCACCACAGGATATCTATGCTTTATTAACGAATCCAGAGATTTTTGAAATCAATCGATTAAAGCCTCATAGTGATCATCGTTATTATAAGACTTTAGAACAAGCAATTAAGAGAGATGATATGTCATGGCGTCACTGTTTAAATGGTGAATGGCTATTTAAATATAGTGATAACTTAACTACACGCCCAGAGGGGTTTGAGGCGTTAGAAGTAGATTGTTCAGATTTTGGTAAAATTAACGTACCGGGGCATATCCAATTACAAGGATACGATAAGCCACATTATGTTAATACTCAATATGCATGGGATGGACATGAAGAATTAAAACCTCCATACATTCCAACTAAATATAATCCAACCGCTTCATATGTGACATACTTCGAAGTTCCACAGGATTGGAATAATCAAAAAGTGTGTATTTCATTCCAAGGGGTAGAAACAGCATTTAACGTTTGGTGTAATGGAGAGTATGTTGGATATAGTGAAGACAGTTTTACACCAAGTGAATTTGATTTAACTGCATATATTAACCGTGAAGGTCAAAATAAATTAGCTGTGCAAGTTTATAAATGGTCAACAGGAAGTTGGTTAGAGGATCAAGATTTCTGGCGTTTATCAGGAATTTTTAGAGATGTTTATTTATATACAACACCAAACACACACATTGAAGATTTATTTATTAAAACACCATTAAGAAATAATTATCAAGATGCGACTGTTTCTGTTGAGTTTAAAGTGCCAGGAGAAGACGCAACCATTGTGGCTAACTTAGTAGATGCTAACAACAATTTAGTCGCTTCAGGAACATGTGATGTAATCAACGGAGTTGCGACGTTATCATTAGATGTTGAGCAAGCAAACTTATGGAGTGCTGAACATCCTTACTTATATGAGTTACAATTAGAGTTAAAGGTGAACGGTGAAGTCGTTGAAGCTATTTGTCAACGTGTCGGAATTCGTGAATTTAAAATGATTAATAAAATTATGTGTATTAATGGAAAACGTATCGTCTTCCGTGGAGTCAATCGTCATGAATTTAGTGCGACATACGGTCGTTCAGTGACAAAAGAAGAGATGGAATGGGATGTTAAGTTCTTAAAAGAACATAACTTTAACTCAGTACGTACGTCACATTATCCAAATGCTTCGTATTTCTATGAATTATGCGATGAATATGGATTATACGTTATTGATGAAACAAACTTAGAAACTCACGGAACATGGCAACGTATGGGAGCTGTTGAATGTAAAGATGTAACGATTCCAAATGGTCGTCCAGAGTTTTTAGAAATTATTTTAGATCGTGCAAAATCAATGGTCGAACGCGATAAAAACCACCCAAGTATTATCATTTGGTCATGTGGTAATGAAAGTTATGGTGGAGAAAACTTATATAAAATGTCACAGTATTTCAGAGATCGTGATGAGACACGTTTAGTTCATTACGAAGGAGTATTCTGGGATCGTCGTTTTAACGATACATCAGATATGGAAAGTCGTATGTATGCACGAGTTCCAGATATTAAAGAGTTCTTAGATAATGACCCACAAAAACCATTTATTTTATGTGAATATACCCATGCGATGGGGAACTCAAATGGAGGAATGGATCGTTACATTGAGTTAGAAGATGAGTACGAAATGTATCAGGGAGGATTCATTTGGGATTATATTGATCAAGCCTTATGGTCAAAAGATCGTTATGGAAAACCATTCTTGGCATTTGGTGGAGATTTTGGAGATCAACCAACAGACTATAACTTCTGTGTGAATGGAATTATTTACGCAGACCGTACGATTTCACCAAAAATCCAAGCGATTAAAGGGGCTTATCAACCATTTGCGATTGAAGTCAAAGATAGCGGAGCAGAGATTTATAATAAACATTGCTTCACTGATTTAAATGAGTATGTCGTTAAGTGGCAAATTGAAGAGGGAGATCAAGTAATTGCTTCTGGCGAATCAGTTCAAACATTGGCACCATTAACAAAAGCATTTATTGATTTAGGAATTAATCCAACTTCATCTTCACAAGAGCAAGTGATTACTGTTTCTGTTCATTTAAAAGAGGCAACAGCTTACGCTGAGGCTGGACATGAGATTGCATTCGGACAACGTGTGGTTGAGCCTGTTAAAGAAGAGGTTATTCGCGAAGTTAAACCATTTAACATTGCAGAAGGTGATGTAAACGTAGGAATTAATGGTGAAGGATTCGAAGTTATTTTTGCTAAAAACTTAGGACGTATTGTATCATTAAAATACGATGGAGTTGAGTACATTCATCAACCAAACTTATCATTAATGCCAAACTTCTGGCGTGCTGCAACGGATAATGATCGCGGAAATCAAGCGCAAGTTCGTATGGCACAATGGAAATTAGCAAGTTTATATGCTTTCCATGAATCAATGGATATTCATAAACATGATGATGGTTTAGAAGTTATTTTCAACTATAACTTAAATACAATGCCCGTTTCATATGCAGTTGTAAAATACTTCATCAACTCTTATGGACAAATTCATGTCACAATGAGCTATAATGGGGTAGAAGGATTACCAAACATGTTTAAATTCGGAATGGATTTAGCCATCCCAGCAGACTTTGATACATTAACTTGGCGTGGATTTGGACCAGATGAAACATACGCTGATCGTGAGTTTGGTGCACGTCTTGGAACATTTACAAATAAAGTAGCTGATAATGTAGCGGGATACGTTATTCCTCAAGCATGTGGAAACCATACTGGAGTACGCTTTGCGACATTAACGAATGAAGAAGGAAAAGGATTACGCATTAGTGGAGAAACACCATTAAGCTTTAGTGCTCTTCCGTATTCATCACACGAATTAGAAGCAGCTTACCACCACTATGAATTACCACCAGTTTATAAAACAGTCTTATCAATTAACTTAAAAGAAATGGGTGTTGGAGGAGACGATTCTTGGGGTGCACGTCCTGAAGAATGCTTCGAAATTCCAGCGAATGAAAATTACGAATTTAGCTTTGTTATTGAAGCGGCTAAATAA
- a CDS encoding maltose ABC transporter substrate-binding protein, translating into MKKLMSILLATILSIVGLVGCSSNEGTDQNETPSDQGETPSDQGETPSTDQSTGEKTTVKLWLDYDDYAEELESAIEAKFPQYDIVWEHVESVDTRTKLELDGPAGVGPDIFIQPHDNMAQSIQSKILLPLGEKLSTQVQDRFIEASVQTVEFDGNYYGVPLSTESVAFFYNKTLLEEYGFEVAKTWDEVKEQGDVFNNNAENKFIIRMEAGNSYTMHPFLTAFGYQLFGPDHNDPEQINFNTQEVIDGLTYYKSLREYLDVPYADLTTDTVEVEFAKGTIPYIIVGPWAISEIKKNADFEWGVTTIPTVNNTQPVTFSGNIIACISSYTKNPEAAREVLEFMTSNEGLEILYKVRGSIPALKDPSVIDGLSDDAYLMGVLEQAQYSQAMPSIPEMGSYWAPAETMYRSVWEGLATPEEAAAKALEDYEAALELAQ; encoded by the coding sequence ATGAAAAAACTTATGTCAATTTTATTAGCAACAATACTTTCTATCGTAGGATTAGTAGGTTGCAGCAGTAACGAAGGAACAGATCAGAATGAGACACCATCTGATCAAGGAGAAACACCATCTGATCAAGGAGAAACACCGTCAACAGATCAGTCGACAGGTGAAAAAACAACAGTTAAGTTGTGGTTAGATTACGATGATTACGCTGAAGAGTTAGAATCGGCGATTGAAGCGAAGTTTCCGCAATATGATATTGTGTGGGAACATGTTGAATCAGTCGATACGCGTACAAAATTAGAATTAGATGGGCCAGCAGGTGTGGGGCCAGATATTTTTATTCAGCCACATGATAATATGGCTCAATCGATTCAGTCTAAAATTTTATTACCACTAGGTGAGAAGTTATCAACTCAAGTTCAAGACCGATTTATTGAAGCGTCAGTTCAAACAGTTGAGTTTGATGGAAACTATTATGGAGTTCCACTATCTACAGAATCTGTTGCATTCTTCTATAATAAAACATTGTTAGAAGAATACGGATTTGAAGTAGCAAAAACATGGGATGAAGTAAAAGAACAAGGTGATGTATTTAATAATAACGCTGAAAATAAATTTATTATTCGTATGGAGGCAGGAAACTCATATACGATGCATCCGTTCTTAACGGCATTCGGTTATCAATTGTTTGGTCCTGATCATAATGATCCAGAACAAATTAACTTTAACACACAAGAAGTTATTGATGGATTAACTTATTATAAATCGTTAAGGGAATATTTAGATGTTCCATATGCTGACTTAACAACAGATACTGTTGAAGTTGAATTTGCTAAGGGAACTATTCCATATATTATTGTTGGACCATGGGCAATTTCTGAAATTAAGAAAAATGCTGACTTCGAGTGGGGTGTTACAACCATTCCGACAGTTAATAACACTCAACCAGTCACTTTCTCAGGAAACATTATTGCATGTATAAGTTCTTATACAAAAAATCCTGAGGCAGCTCGTGAAGTATTAGAATTCATGACTTCTAATGAAGGATTAGAAATTCTTTATAAAGTTCGTGGATCAATTCCAGCATTAAAAGATCCAAGTGTCATTGATGGACTTTCTGATGATGCTTATTTAATGGGAGTTTTAGAACAAGCTCAATATTCTCAAGCAATGCCAAGTATCCCAGAAATGGGAAGCTACTGGGCGCCAGCTGAAACGATGTATCGTTCAGTTTGGGAGGGGTTAGCAACTCCAGAAGAAGCAGCTGCAAAAGCGTTAGAAGATTATGAAGCAGCTCTAGAATTAGCTCAGTAA
- a CDS encoding branched-chain amino acid aminotransferase has protein sequence MNFKIERAKVLKEKPDEKNLKFGRYFTDHMLVIDYSEEKGWHDGRIIPYGPIEMDPACMVLHYAQETFEGLKAYRHPNGDIALFRPEMNAQRFIKSNERLCMATVPADLFVQAVKAIVDYDKDWVPSEPGTSLYIRPFCYATESGVGVHPAKNYQFVIILSPVGDYYPEGVKPVKIWVEDEYVRAVKGGTGFAKCGGNYAASIAAQVRANQRGYTQVLWLDGVHRKYVEEVGTMNAMFLINDTVVTAPLEGSILPGVTRDSIITLLKDWNIKVEERHLSIDELMEAGRTGALKEAFGTGTAAVISPIGELHYKDETIVINDFKTGSLTQKLYDTLTGIQCGKVTDPHDWVSYLK, from the coding sequence ATGAATTTTAAAATTGAACGTGCTAAAGTATTAAAAGAAAAACCTGATGAAAAAAATTTAAAATTTGGACGTTATTTTACCGATCATATGTTAGTCATTGATTATAGTGAAGAAAAAGGATGGCATGATGGACGTATTATCCCTTATGGGCCGATTGAAATGGATCCAGCCTGCATGGTTTTACACTATGCTCAAGAGACATTTGAAGGATTAAAAGCTTATCGTCATCCAAATGGCGACATTGCTTTATTTAGACCTGAAATGAACGCGCAACGGTTTATTAAATCAAACGAACGACTTTGTATGGCCACTGTTCCAGCCGATTTGTTTGTACAAGCGGTTAAAGCGATTGTTGACTACGATAAAGATTGGGTGCCTTCTGAACCTGGAACTTCTCTTTATATTCGTCCTTTCTGTTATGCAACAGAGTCTGGTGTAGGAGTACATCCAGCTAAAAATTATCAATTTGTCATTATTCTATCACCAGTTGGTGATTACTATCCTGAAGGCGTTAAACCCGTTAAAATTTGGGTTGAAGATGAATATGTACGTGCGGTTAAAGGTGGAACTGGATTTGCTAAGTGTGGAGGTAACTACGCAGCGAGTATCGCCGCACAAGTGAGAGCTAATCAACGTGGATATACTCAAGTGCTATGGTTAGATGGTGTCCACCGTAAATACGTAGAAGAAGTTGGAACCATGAATGCGATGTTCTTAATTAACGATACCGTTGTCACAGCTCCACTAGAAGGCTCTATTTTACCTGGGGTGACGAGAGATTCCATTATTACACTACTTAAAGATTGGAACATTAAAGTGGAAGAGCGTCATCTTAGCATTGATGAATTAATGGAAGCGGGACGTACTGGGGCATTAAAAGAAGCCTTCGGAACCGGAACAGCTGCTGTCATTTCCCCAATCGGAGAGCTTCATTATAAAGATGAAACCATAGTGATCAATGATTTCAAAACTGGCTCATTAACTCAAAAGTTATACGATACGTTAACAGGTATTCAATGTGGAAAAGTAACAGATCCACACGATTGGGTGAGTTACTTAAAATAA
- a CDS encoding GNAT family N-acetyltransferase: protein MRIAYYEAEYLDECAELLRTVYNNEQWACRWSELKSKNYIEELSQFPRFVGFLLLNDEEELIGAALCHERTWWYKDELFIDEFFIHPDCQQRGYGSKLLKYMNKYTKEQKLAGLTLMTNNLIVADFYHKNKFHDHEIYFMYKGIDSIAE, encoded by the coding sequence ATGAGAATTGCCTACTACGAAGCTGAGTACTTAGATGAGTGCGCTGAACTTTTAAGAACAGTTTATAATAACGAACAATGGGCATGTCGTTGGTCTGAGCTAAAATCCAAAAACTACATTGAAGAACTAAGTCAATTCCCCCGTTTTGTTGGATTTCTTTTATTAAACGATGAAGAAGAATTGATCGGAGCGGCTCTTTGTCACGAACGAACATGGTGGTATAAAGATGAGTTATTTATCGATGAGTTTTTCATCCATCCTGATTGCCAACAGCGTGGCTATGGCTCAAAATTACTTAAATATATGAATAAATATACGAAAGAACAAAAGTTAGCGGGATTAACGTTAATGACAAATAACTTAATCGTCGCTGATTTTTATCATAAAAACAAATTCCATGATCATGAAATTTACTTCATGTACAAAGGAATTGATTCAATTGCAGAATAA